A part of Cervus elaphus chromosome 11, mCerEla1.1, whole genome shotgun sequence genomic DNA contains:
- the LOC122702940 gene encoding olfactory receptor 1J1-like, with product MTMENQSSVSEFLLLGLPIWPEQQGMFFALFLGVYLITVVGNLLIILLIRLDSRLHNPMYFFLSHLALTDITFSSVTVPKMLMIMQTKHKSIPYAGCLSQTYFFILLADLDSFLITSMAYDRYVAICHPLHYTTIMSQSVCVMLVLGSWVIACACALWHTLLLAQLSFCAENIIPYFFCDLAALLKLSCSDTSLNQLVIFTAGLTAIMLPFVCILVSYGHIGATILWVPSAKGICKVLSTCGSHLSVVTLYYGAIIGVYFLPSSNSTNDSNIIASVMYTVVTPMLNPFIYSLRNKDMKRALRKLLSKRTYSSN from the coding sequence ATGACCATGGAGAACCAGAGCAGTGTGTCCGAGTTCCTTCTCCTGGGGCTCCCCATCTGGCCAGAGCAGCAGGGCATGTTCTTCGCCTTGTTCCTGGGCGTGTACCTGATCACAGTGGTGGGGAACCTGCTCATCATTCTGCTCATCAGACTGGACTCTCGCCTCCACaaccccatgtacttcttcctcagtcACTTGGCCCTCACTGATATTACTTTCTCTTCTGTCACTGTCCCTAAAATGCTTATGATCATGCAGACTAAGCACAAATCCATCCCCTATGCAGGGTGCCTTTCACAGACATATTTTTTCATACTCCTTGCTGATCTGGACAGCTTCCTGATCACTTCGATGGCCTATGACAGgtatgtggccatctgccaccctctGCATTATACCACCATCATGAGCCAGAGTGTCTGTGTCATGCTGGTGCTTGGATCCTGGGTCATTGCTTGTGCTTGTGCTCTTTGGCACACCCTTCTCCTAGCCCAGCTGTCATTCTGTGCTGAAAACATTATCCCCTACTTCTTCTGTGATCTTGCTGCCCTGCTCAAATTGTCTTGCTCAGACACTTCCCTCAACCAGTTGGTAATCTTCACTGCAGGGTTAACAGCCATTATGCTTCCATTTGTATGCATCCTGGTTTCTTATGGCCATATTGGGGCCACCATCCTCTGGGTACCCTCTGCCAAGGGCATCTGCAAAGTCTTGTCCACATGTGGCTCTCATCTCTCAGTAGTGACTCTCTACTATGGGGCAATTATTGGTGTATATTTTCTTCCATCATCCAACAGCACCAATGACAGTAACATAATTGCTTCAGTGATGTACACGGTGGTCACTCCCATGTTGAACCCCTTTATTTATAGcctgagaaataaagacatgAAACGGGCCTTGAGAAAACTCTTGAGCAAGAGAACATATTCTTCCAACTGA
- the LOC122703086 gene encoding olfactory receptor 50-like, whose translation MGRENQSHLSEFLLLGLPIRPEQQGVFFALFLGMYLTTVLGNLLILLVIRLDPHLHTPMYFFLSHLAFTDITFSSVTTPKMLMNMQTQSQSISYAGCISQVYFFLMLGCLNSFLLTSMAYDRYVAICHPLHYITIMSQSLCFLLVIVSWILSSVSAILHTLLLARLSFCGDNLLPHFFCDLDTLLKLSTSDTTVNELFILTVGVVVITLPFACILVSYGCIGATILRVPSTKGLYKALSTCGSHLSVVVLYYGTIIGLYFFPSSNYSNDKDVIVAILYTLITPMLNPFIYSLRNKDMKGALGNILSRGTFS comes from the coding sequence ATGGGGAGGGAAAATCAGAGCCACTTGTCTGAgttcctcctcctggggctccCCATCCGGCCAGAGCAGCAGGGTGTGTTCTTTGCCCTGTTCTTGGGCATGTACCTGACCACAGTGCTGGGCAACCTGCTCATCCTCCTGGTCATCAGGCTGGACCctcacctccacacccccatgtacttcttcctcagccaCTTGGCCTTCACTGATATCACTTTTTCATCAGTCACAACTCCAAAGATGCTCATGAATATGCAGACACAGAGTCAATCCATCTCGTATGCTGGGTGCATTTCTCAGGTGTATTTCTTCTTAATGCTTGGATGTCTTAACAGCTTTCTTCTCACCTCAATGGCCTACGACAGGTACGTGGCCATCTGTCACCCCCTCCACTACATCACAATTATGAGTCAGAGCCTGTGTTTCCTGTTAGTAATTGTGTCCTGGATCCTATCCTCTGTTAGTGCCATCTTACACACCCTCCTCCTGGCCCGTCTCTCTTTCTGTGGAGACAACCTTCTCCCTCACTTCTTCTGTGACCTTGACACTTTACTTAAACTGTCCACCTCAGATACCACAGTCAATGAGCTGTTTATCCTCACTGTGGGAGTGGTGGTCATTACCCTGCCATTTGCATGCATACTGGTCTCTTATGGTTGCATTGGGGCCACCATCCTTAGGGTCCCCTCCACCAAGGGACTCTACAAAGCCTTGTCTACATGTGGGTCCCACCTCTCTGTGGTGGTTCTGTACTATGGAACAATTATTGGACTGTACTTTTTTCCCTCATCTAATTACTCCAATGACAAGGATGTTATTGTGGCCATATTGTACACTCTGATCACTCCCATGCTAAATCCTTTTATCTACAGTCTGAGAAATAAGGATATGAAAGGCGCTCTGGGAAATATACTTAGTAGAGGAACATTTTCATAA